GTTTGGCTGTGAGGAATCTGAATCTCTTCTGTTTTGCTGCTAATTTGATGAACTCGAACATTGAAGAAAATCTATGATGAAGCAATTATTGGATGGAAGGCTAGAGAATTGTCGTTTCGTTTTTGTACCAGGCCTAGTATCATTTGTTACCTTTCATCTTGTTCATAATAATCAAAGAGTTTTTTTTAGTACTTaactttatttattaataaggACTACCTAAATCTTTCCTCAATGAAACTGTCACATATAACCACCTTATTTTAattacatacatatacatatatatatatatatatatatatatacacatatactaTCTCCTCCCAAATTCCTAAAGCCAAAAGTTCTGTTGTAGCGTTCATGGTAGTTCTTTTGGCTGTTGCGTCTCTATACCTTGCTGGAGTATGTGTCCACCACTTGATTCAAATCACTTCCACTGAGAAGTAAGTTTGTAATAATCGTTCTTGAATCCTCATTTGATGTTCCTATGGTATTAGAGGATTGTAAGAATGATGTGTAATGTTCCTATTCAAACTTTTGTTCTGATTGTTCCATTCTTTTttacttctcttttttctttctttttttccttttcctatcATGCAATCGAGGTtcaccctttttctttttcttgtttagcaaattaggaaaataatatTAGCACTTTTAAAATATCCTCTCTTTATGCTTATAAAGACATGATAGAATACTAAATGTTATTTTAGAAGTGCCAATAACGTTTCCCCAGCAAATTATTAGTTACTGTTGTTGCAAATTTCTGGGATTAAGCAAGCAGTTATAAGGGTTGGGATCCTGATTGTTCTATTCTTTAATCAAAAACATAGTTAAAAAGAATAACtaacaataataaaatacaAGAAATCCAAACATACGAATACTAATATTACGCCTTGTATGACAACAAATGGTGCCAAAACGATCCATTTACCCTTATTCTAAACCCATTGCAACAAAtggtgatatatatatatgtgtgtgtgtgtaatgCTTTGGGGGTGTCAAAATACTAAATCCGTTACATTAAGGGGTCAAGGCATGTATTCTTTTTCTTCATGGGACAAAGTGTCATTAACTCTTATTGTTTTCCTCTCAAATTTTTGTCTTTGAATTTGTTTACATGCCAAAAGTAAGTGATTGGATAACAAAAAAATTGGTGCATAAAGGATTTATGCAATCTTGTCCAAGTGAAATAGCATCAACCTGCATAAAGGAagaaatcaagaaggaaatgtAATTGAGAAATTTTGTAATACCTGTAGTAAGTAAATGCCTCTTGATAAGAATACAGTGACATGCTTGCTCTTTTTCTCCCCCTTCTTTTTTTCGAATGAAATATTTCTCTTTCAAATGTCAAAGTTTCCTAAGTTCTACCTATTAATGTGccaaaataaattcaaatatgCCAAAATAAATTCATGGCACCCTATACCTGTGCATTTTTTGCCGTAAACtgataaataaaaaacaaaatgagGATCAGAAGAAAAGGGGGATTGGGAATTAATAACATGAGGCAAAAGACATTATTAGTAGAAAACAAGTTATGTATTATAAAAGATTGTTTCATTGACCTAGTCCCCGAATTGAATCAGGTGACACTATTATACATGACTTTCTTTAATTAGTTCAAATTATGTTGGGATTGTCCCCGAAGAGAAGTGATACTAATTTTTTGCAACCCGAAAATGGTAAAACTTTTAGATTATTTACTGCAAAAAGTCTACTTCTGGATTAAGGTGGTGCAACTTCTGGATTGGTTCCTGATCATATTATTGAATATATTGGTGAAAACTACCCGTCTTGTTCTCTGGCAATGAATGTAGATATTCTGACTTTCCTTATTCATCAGACAACCATGGCTGATATGACAAAACAGACTTTCCTTTGTCATTAGGCCCCTTTCTTGCTCTGTTCTTTTAGCAAATTCACTTCCTTCGTCAACAATCTTGGGGAAATCGCCATGGCCATGAGCTCTTGAATTAGAAGCTTACAGGCGTAAGGTAAATACACCTGAATGGACGAGGTAATGAATTAACAAAAAAACTTTTCAAGGAAAAAGTCTGATTGTATGCGAGAATGATTGTGTGCTGTACGCTCTTGTTAATAGTAAAAGATTcagaaagaaaatattttttaccTGAACAATATCAGTTTTATTCTTGCAACTTCTGCACTCGAATGAACTCTTCTTGAAACAAGCAAGTGCAATCAAACCACAGTACTCACAGACATGAACCCTGTATGCATCGCTCTGGTCAAATAACCTCTCTTTAAGGAAGTGTGCAGCGCCATGAGCTATCATGCAGTCACGTTCCATCTCCCCAAATCTTAAACCTCCATCGCGCGATCTACCCTCAGCTGGCTGCCTTGTAAGAATTTGAACAGGACCTCGACCACGAGAGTGGATTTTATCATCCACCATGTGCTTCAATCTCTGGTAGTAAGTTGGTCCCAGGAATATCAGATCACCCATTATGCGACCTGTGTGCCCGTTGTATACTCGCTCAAAGCCCCGCATTTGATATCCACATTTATGAAGAGCTTTGCTGATATTATCCACCTGAAAATGTGgcatatatataagatttacagTTTAAGAAACTATTGAATAGAGACCTATCAAAGCATCTGTATGATTACCGTGACATCAGTAAATGGAGTAGCATCCCCTTCCTTTCCCATATGAGCAGCCACTTTGCCCATAATGCATTCAATCAGCTGACCAATGGTCATGCGAGAGGGAATGGCATGCGGGTTCACAATGATATCTGGGCAAATGCCTTCAATTGTCCATGGCATATCTTCTTGTGTATAAGTCATTCCTACTGTACCCTTTTGTCCATGCCTACTACTGAATTTGTCTCCAATTTGAGGTATTCGAACTGATCTCATCCGAATTTTAACAAACCTCAATCCATCAGCATTCGTGGTTAAGAGCACCTATTagaaattaacaaaaaagaactaaggAAATATATAACAATGAAATACTCGAGCAAGCAGCAAAGAAAACCAAACAGCTTCACCTGATCCACAATCCCGCTCTCACTATGGCGCAGACTTGTACTATGATCACGTCGGGTATACCTCAAGGCGAGCCCTTGGGCTTCTTCTTGAGAAACAGATGTAGTCTTTCCAATAATTACATCATCACCTGAGACTCTTGTGCCCTGGGATAAGTATGAAGCAGATGAAGATCACAACACACATTCGCAATGTTCCAACCTGTAGCAGTATATAGTTCTGTAATGTCAAATCATACTTACAGGAGGTGCAAAGCCATCATCATCTAGTTTATCATAAGATCCATGACGCATCCCCTGAAGAAAGAAGGGAGAATGACTAAAATAAAAGACCGTGTTAATGAAAAGGCAAAAATAAGCAGCATTTGGAAAAAGTTTCAACCATCGTATTTTCCCTGTTTGGACATCCAAACTCCTCCTTCACGAGTGTTCCCATCTTTTTCTCCTCATCCCTATTGAGAGGGAATGGATAGATTAACGTTATTTAGAGGAATTACAAAAAGATTCAGAGATGAATTCACTATGAAATTACCTATATGAACGGAAGGAAAGAGAGCGAAAAAATCCACGGTCAATTGAGGATTGATTCATAATTACGGAGTCCTCTTGATTGTATCCAGAATAACAAGCAATGGCAACAATGgcattcttcaaaatcaacagaAAGGAAAGAGTTTAAGTAATTAGAACCAAAtccattaaaaaagaaaaggcataAAAGCAATAATTCATGTACAATTCCAGCAGGCAGTTGCCTAAAATGCAAATGCTCCATTGCTCGAGTGGTAACCAGAGGCTTCTGAGGGTAATAAAGAACATACCCCAGTGTATCCTGTATATGAGAAAGCAAGACgaaaaaattgaataaaaaatacAGTCTGCAAACAAAATTGTCAAGTTCATAGATACTTAAACGAAAAAATTATCCAATAGAAGAGGTTAAAAGAAGCCAAAAAGAGTAATGTTACCATTCTTAACTGGTAATTTGTAACATATATGCCCATTGCTTGCTTTCCCATTGCTGATTGGTAAGTATTACGAGGGGACTGCATCATATAATTACTATGAGAGACAACAAAAGtggaaaaagtaaagaaaaaagaaatattacTTTGCATCAACAAAGTTAATGAAGCAACTCAAGGGATGAAAAAAGTAACCTGGTTATGATCTGGAAAGGGAATGATTGAAGCACAAACTCCCAATATGAGTGAAGGATGAATTTCGCAGTGCGTGTAGGTTTCAGAATAAGCCTCATCTGGGTGGAGTCTTGAATTCATGAGATCCTAAGCATGATAGTGGGCAAGTCAACAAATTGTGGAATTGCACTAATCATGTTGCCAACCAGGAAAAGAAAACTTATAGATGTATAGATTTTAGATGAAGAAACTCGTTGAATATTTACATTTATTGTCATTGAAATCATTGTGGTCTCCTCTTCTTCTGTATCAACATACTCAATGTATCCTTTTGCAATGAGATCATGCCAACCAAATTCCTCGGTGTATTCCTGACAGAAGAATTAGCAAGCCAGAGAGCATCTAGGAATTGGGATTTGGGTTAAACCCATCATGCTACTTACTCTTTGCTGCAAGGCTAGGATATCCTTTTTCTTTATGAGTAATCTTTGTTTCTCCACAATGAACAATGGCCGACTACAGCGACCATAGTCTGTATACAGTCGAAGTTCTTTTAAGTGTATATCACGGATAACTCCAACTTCAGTGTTAACATCAACCTGTAAATGAAAGGACAGTTTCCAGTGAACTTATCTACATCTACTTAAGCAGATCTCACCACACTTGTATACAAGTTGAAGATAACATCGAAGTAGTAAGGATGTCAGACCTGTCTTCTCAATTGTCTTAAAGTCCTTACTAACAGCTCAGGATTCCGGTGAATGCCAACCCAACAACCATTTACAAAAATTTTGGTGGCTTGAGGAATAACCGCTGGAGAAATTTCCTACACATTATGCAATTCTCAATGAGCTTGACTACAAAAGCATGGTAGCAAATGATTTTGGCTC
Above is a genomic segment from Coffea eugenioides isolate CCC68of chromosome 5, Ceug_1.0, whole genome shotgun sequence containing:
- the LOC113772229 gene encoding DNA-directed RNA polymerase II subunit RPB2-like → MFGGNDEFIDQNVNSNDGKEEYDIDDSDEITQEDAWAVISAYFEDKGLVRQQLDSFDEFIQNTMQEIVDESADIEIRPESQHNPGRQSDFVETVYRISFGQIYLSKPMMTESDGETATLFPKAARLRNLTYSSPLYVDVTKRVIRKGHDCEEVTEAQEFTKVFIGKVPIMLRSSYCSLFQKPEKDLNELGECPFDQGGYFIINGSEKVLIAQEKMSTNHVYVFKKRQPNKYAYVAEVRSIAESQNKSPSSMFVRMLSRTSARGGSSGQYIRATLPYIRTEIPIIIVFRALGFVADKDILEHICYDFSDMQMMELLRPSLEEAFVIQNQQVALDYIGKRGSTVGVTRDKRIKYAKEILQREMLPHVGTGEFCETKKAYYFGYIIHRLLLCVLGRRPEDDRDHYANKRLDLAGPLLGGLFRMLFRKLTRDVRSYIQKCVDNGKDVNLQFAIKAKTITSGLKYSLATGNWGQANAAGTRAGVSQVLNRLTYASTLSHLRRLNSPIGREGKLAKPRQLHNSHWGMMCPAETPEGQACGLVKNLALMVYITVGSAANPILEFLEEWSTENFEEISPAVIPQATKIFVNGCWVGIHRNPELLVRTLRQLRRQVDVNTEVGVIRDIHLKELRLYTDYGRCSRPLFIVEKQRLLIKKKDILALQQREYTEEFGWHDLIAKGYIEYVDTEEEETTMISMTINDLMNSRLHPDEAYSETYTHCEIHPSLILGVCASIIPFPDHNQSPRNTYQSAMGKQAMGIYVTNYQLRMDTLGYVLYYPQKPLVTTRAMEHLHFRQLPAGINAIVAIACYSGYNQEDSVIMNQSSIDRGFFRSLSFRSYRDEEKKMGTLVKEEFGCPNRENTMGMRHGSYDKLDDDGFAPPGTRVSGDDVIIGKTTSVSQEEAQGLALRYTRRDHSTSLRHSESGIVDQVLLTTNADGLRFVKIRMRSVRIPQIGDKFSSRHGQKGTVGMTYTQEDMPWTIEGICPDIIVNPHAIPSRMTIGQLIECIMGKVAAHMGKEGDATPFTDVTVDNISKALHKCGYQMRGFERVYNGHTGRIMGDLIFLGPTYYQRLKHMVDDKIHSRGRGPVQILTRQPAEGRSRDGGLRFGEMERDCMIAHGAAHFLKERLFDQSDAYRVHVCEYCGLIALACFKKSSFECRSCKNKTDIVQVYLPYACKLLIQELMAMAISPRLLTKEVNLLKEQSKKGA